The following is a genomic window from Babesia bovis T2Bo chromosome 4 map unlocalized Chr4_1, whole genome shotgun sequence.
TGACAATATGTACCGTGAAATGGAGAATGCAGGTCAGATGACGGAGAAGCTGCGCGCTTCCTTTACTGTCGCCAAATCTAAATCACCAAAGAACATGGATGCACTTATATCGTCTACTGAAAAGGATATACTGGGCACTGTAGAGGGGTCAACCATATCGGCATCCAATGACCCCGAAACCAGTACACCGAGCAAAGCGTTAATCAACGGCGTAACGAACAGCGCACTCGCTTTGAAGGATGACGGGGTGGAATCATGTGATTCAACAATTATTTGAGCTAGAGAACAATAACTCGTTGTAACGTTCCCGTTAAATAGTGCTTAGCTGTAAATGGTCCACTATCTAGTATTAATTGTGTAGCTCCCATTGTTTTTATCATTATTTGGAACAGATTTGAAAAAAACATAGATATTGGATATCCTAGATACAGGAACTTGGTAAATATTGTGTGTAGATTCTTACACACCAAGTAATGCTCATAATAATTAAATTCCAACGGGAACCCAAAAGAACCATTGTGAGTCATTTCGTACATCAATATTCTATGCTGCAACACGAACTTCTGTTTTATTTCAACGCTGCCACATTACCCTCCTTTGGTAGTATACCCTGTCTTATACATTCAACACCTCGGTTTAACGACCATTATATGCATTCACTGAGGttgctaatatatattagaaTTGCTTGGGTGTATATAGTTTTATCTGCTCTAGGGTGTGTGGAATCATTGGTTAAATAATCATAAACCTAGGTTGCTTGCATGGGTAGCAAATaatatagttatatatccTCCATGTGGAGGCTTTGTTTAGACGCGAAGTGCTGTGAATTTCGCGTTTTGCCAAAGGTGTCTCTTTATGCATTACGACAATCAGACAACCTTGTTCCTGGCtctatatatccatttataAACCTAAACAGTCGATCAGTAGCAACATCCCGTTATAGTTCAGTCAATTTCATAAGGCGTATAAAATCGCTGGATGAATTGCATGATATATGCGTAGCATCATCTTATGACACTGGTATGTATCCTAGCAGTCTACATAATTATATTGTAGGCGATATTCTATTCGGAAAAGGTATcaatattgtataccaGCTCTACATTGCAAGACTACTTTATACTTCTGGTGTTTTTGACGGTGCTGCGTCCGTGGATTCTATTGGTCACCTAGATTTTGCGGAATGTGTCACATGGCATTTGCTGCGATCGATACTCGACTCTACATCCACCTGGGCGGTTTCAAACCCCCGTAATAAGCATTTGGTCGGCCTGGCGTGGTATTCCAGCAAACTTGCTACTGCTCTATTCCTTGGCCATACTGCACCTTGTGTAACTACACCACCACTTGTTGGAAAGCTGATTTTTCCAGGTGTTGTTGAATGCAGCCGCGAATCAGTGCGTAATTCATTGGCAAAGCATGCCTTAGAAGTTGTTGTTACCGTGTTGTCATATATTCATGCTGACGCTCGGCCTTTGAACGGTAAGGATATACAACAGCTACTGATGCTTTGTTGCGAGCCCGTATTTCAACTGACTATGGAAAATAGTGGTACAAACAATATACCTAGCGATTTCAATCGTGAGTTGGAGGATGCCCGGCGTGCAGCGCTGCGCTCTATAGAACACCTGGCTGAGCAGTATGCTGGTGTTATGGACGATTCAGAGCTGCTGAGCGTGTTTGTCTCATGTTGTACCAAGGATGTTAGGTCATCAGTCATAGCATTTTTAGCCCAGTCATTAAGGGAACGCATGAGCACCGGGCGACTTAACGTCTCCTTGCGCGACTTCACGGCATTGTTCAATACATCAAAGACATACAATGTACCGGGTGACATTTTAACCCAGGTCATAGACCACTTGTCCCGTTCAAGGTTTAACACTGGTGATGAAACCATATTGAATCGTGATAATGAAGTATATGCAACGGATAATCCCACTAACGGCATTGAATCCATGCCAACAATGAATTCATCATTGGTTGATTTCGGCCGCTTTTGTAAATCGTTGTACCACCTACATTGCAACAAGACGCTGTTAGGTGGTATAGACCGTTGTTTGTGCAGTATACTGGAATCATTCAAATTCAACCATCGCATGCCAAGGGGTAGAAACGGACCCCGAGGAATGAATTCAGGTGTTGTTGCCATATGCTCCACGATCCATCTACTTGCACGCAACGGCTACACAGAGAGTAGATCTGTTGACCACATATTGCCACTGTAGGTTTAGATATAGACTTATATACACTTCAGGCTGCCGTCAATCCCGTGGGATGACTGTATCCAAGACGATATGATTCTATTGGCCGATTTATGTTGGAGCCTGTTAACGCTCCATGTTGATGCATCTAGATTAGCACCCTGCTTCGACCGATTGCTACGAACTCTAAACGATATGCCGTTGAAGCACTGTGTTAAGTTACTAGGCGGACTGTACAACTCATTGGGGTCCACCGGCATTACATCGGAAGATGTGGAGACAAATGACAACGAACGCGTGCCTATGGACGACCTGCTATCATATACACTTAACGAAAGCTGCGAGACTCTAGACAATACAAGTCTGCTGTCCTCCATTGCAATGAACTCCACGGATACCGAT
Proteins encoded in this region:
- a CDS encoding RAP domain family protein: MWRLCLDAKCCEFRVLPKVSLYALRQSDNLVPGSIYPFINLNSRSVATSRYSSVNFIRRIKSLDELHDICVASSYDTGDILFGKGINIVYQLYIARLLYTSGVFDGAASVDSIGHLDFAECVTWHLLRSILDSTSTWAVSNPRNKHLVGLAWYSSKLATALFLGHTAPCVTTPPLVGKLIFPGVVECSRESVRNSLAKHALEVVVTVLSYIHADARPLNGKDIQQLLMLCCEPVFQLTMENSGTNNIPSDFNRELEDARRAALRSIEHLAEQYAGVMDDSELLSVFVSCCTKDVRSSVIAFLAQSLRERMSTGRLNVSLRDFTALFNTSKTYNVPGDILTQVIDHLSRSRFNTGDETILNRDNEVYATDNPTNGIESMPTMNSSLVDFGRFCKSLYHLHCNKTLLGGIDRCLCSILESFKFNHRMPRGRNGPRGMNSGVVAICSTIHLLARNGYTESRSVDHILPLLPSIPWDDCIQDDMILLADLCWSLLTLHVDASRLAPCFDRLLRTLNDMPLKHCVKLLGGLYNSLGSTGITSEDVETNDNERVPMDDLLSYTLNESCETLDNTSLLSSIAMNSTDTDKRSQAAHVYTRSLRSLYMNRFKEVDDVQNISNFMFYITSILNDLNTDELTRLCDHWVYTSSIKGSPIKVEALSQVLWSLQKSRVLHEPLLTRVLHILKDKLWSCSIGQLALMSHTLLTFNVNTPDILVPLLSRVEHLVNNEQSNLARDVYTIKLVSVLWSVALSDITSLGHGDIQRVLHLLSRVDWQLFMRSCRHQDLRKVLQIVTSIEVELCHLRDNELFRGLLCAVPDYVKSAAIDVTRSVSTIAPVSASQDKARRCLLSYGTDFKCEFEIYHGITVDFAISRGEPSTGFNPDLVIEIDGPFHYNILCGTSSLPYIQCGNLRLIANGKTEFRNRILRKLGYAVEPISWMEAHIRPIHNILGVILRRHRYCTKRK